CTCCAAACGCATCTAAGATATCAAACATCTGATTTCATAATTTCCATAGTAATTCTTGCTGCATCGACCAATGATTGAATATGTATTGACTCATTTACTGTATGCACGTCAGTCATTCCAATACCCAAAGTTAAGACAGACATCCCCTTTCCACTAAAAACATTTGCGTCGCTCCCGCCACCGGTAGCTGAAATTTTTGATTTGATGCCACACTTTTCACAACAGCGTACGATACTTTCTATCAAAGGATCATTTTCAGGGATATCTACAGGAGGGTAAGTCAATTCTGCGTTGAAGTTATAACTCCCTCCAACTTTAGCTATGGCTTCGCTGCAAGCTTTTTTCATATTATCTAATTGTGCAGACAATTTTTCCTCACTGATAGAGCGAGCTTCAGCCATGACATTAACCTTATCAGCCACAATATTTGTGGCGACTCCTCCAGATATTGAACCTATATTTGCGGTAGTATCAGAATCAATCCTGAGCAGCTGCATTCTCGTAATGGCCTCAGCAGCCAACTGAATTGCACTCACTCCTGCCTCAGGAGACATTCCTGCATGTGAAGCCCTGCCAATAAATTCTATGTCGATATAAGCCTTGCCCGGAGATCTATTTATAAGAGTTCCGACACTCCCTTCAGCATCAAGAACAATTATTTCATTAGAATTAAGCTTTTCGGAATCTAAGAATTTAGCACCGAACATCCCAGACTCTTCAACTATAGTAAAAACAATTTTTATTTCAGGATGTGGAATATTCTCACTTTCCAAAGAAGTCACAGCCTCTAGTATTGCAGCAATACCACCTTTATCATCTCCTCCAAGTACAGTCTTTCCGTTTGAATAAATTACTCCATCTTTTATTACAGGCTCAACTCCATTGCAGGGCTTAACACAATCCATATGAGCCGAAAAAACAGGACAAACGCCTCCTCCTGTTGCCGGAACTGTAATTATCAAATTACCGGAATTACCGCCGCAGCTATCCGCAGCCCTATCTTCTTCAAAGCTGAAATGGTAATTCTCAGCCCATTTTTTTAAAAAGTTGCAAACATCTTTTTCATAAAAGGACGGACTATCAATTTTAACCAATGAAATGAATGTATCAACCAGCCTATTGGTATCTACCATACACATCTCCCAAAAGTTTAAATATTATACCATGTTGATAACATCATTATTTTATTTAATTAATACAGAATGTGCTCATATTGATATTTAATTATTTTTAGTACAGTAGACAATTGCGGTTGGATTACTAGAGAAAAATGGAATTTTATAGATTGGTCTGGAACTGAACCTAATAATGCACGACATCAGAATGAAATCCATTTCAGTGCAGATTCAAGATACGGATTCAGATGGAACTATGAAGACTCAGCTGTATCAAGCATGATAAATGGATATATTATAGAAAAGAATATCATCCTAGCTCCAACTCCTGTAATAACAGGTAGTTAGATACTGTTTTCAGGTCTTGCAGTATCTTGAGGGTTAAAAAAATATTCTCCCAATAGACTAACTATATAATAAAGGACTGTACTCCGATTGAATACAGTCCTTTTAAAGAATAGTCTTTTAGATTAGTTAAAATCCACACGCTTCAGGTTCAGTTCCATCCGCGATCTTAACCATATCACGCAAAATTTTTAATGTTTCCTCAGCTTCAGTCGAATCAAGTTTGCGCAAAGCAAAACCAGCATGAACTATCAAATAGTCACCAACCTCAACTTCATCGGACATAAGCATGAGAGAAGCATCTAAAAAAGTCTCCCCTTCTCCCACTCTACACTTTGCCATCTGATCTGAAATAGATACGATCTCAACCGGAATTGCTAAACACATATTACGACCTCTTTCGTTGAGTTGGTTACATTAAATATCTTCGAAAATATCTTCAGCTTTAAAGTATAATACCAGATCATGCGTTAAGCAAGACAACTATAAGATCCGCCAGCGCTCTTAATCTCTTCCAAAACTTTTTCTGCCATAAAAGGCATTCTTTCTTTTACTTGATCAGAAACATGCTCAGATAAAGATTGAAAATCGAACGGTTCAACCCCAACAACCACGCAGTCAGGACGTTTTCCACAAAGTTCACACAGCACCAAAGTATCTAAGAGGTCGGTTTGATGCATAGAATCTTTAAAAGCCAGACTTTTGCGCAGATCTTCACCGACAAGGCGATATACAGAACCCGGTTCATCACCACCAAGTACAGCATCAACGACAATAAGCATGTCCGAATCCATTATCGGTCCCATAAGTCTGGTGCCTAATGTTCCGCCATCCATTAAAGTCACGTTTCCGGAAAAATTGTATTTTTCCTGCAGCTCTTCAACAATTCTGACGCCGACGCCTTCATCTGTGTAAAGAATATTACCTACGCCTAAAACAAGAATCTTTTTTTCTTCAGTCATATTTTCCTTCATCAAAAAAAAAGGGAACCCGGCCAGGCCGGATTCCCATAATGATCATTAAGAATGAAGCCTACAGTACCTTGAATTTATGAACCTCATTTGTTCTGGCATCAATAACATGTACGCCACAAGCGATGCAAGGATCATATGAATGTACAGTACGTAATATTTCAACAGGACGTTTAGGATCTGCAATAGGTGTTCCCATAAGGGCTTCTTCAACTGCAGACATTTTGTTCTGATTACATCTGGGTCCAAGGTTCCATGTAGAAGGAACGACAAGCTGGAAATTCTCAATCTTGCCGTCTTTAATCTTAATCCAATGGGAGAGAGCTCCACGAGGAGCACCGACAAAACCAACACCTTCAGCTTCGTCAGGCATTTCCCAATCGATGCAGATTGCTTTATCGTTTTTGAGGTTATCCTCAAGATTCTCAACCCATTTCTGCATTTCAGCGGCAACAACAGAAGTTTCAATACCACGGGCAGCAGTACGGCCGAGAGTTGAGAACAAGGCAGACTTATCAACACCAAGAGCGTTGAGAACATAGTCTGTGGTATCAACAAAAGGTTTAACACCCTTGGCATATGCAGTAAGCACATGTGCAAGAGGACCAACTTCAACAGATTCACCTTTATATCTCGGTGCCTTCATCCATGAGTAGCGGTCTCTGTCTTCATAACTTGTGTACTGAGGATCAGTAACACCGTCATAAGGATGCAGAGAAGAATTACCCTTGTACCAGCTATGGCTGATATCTTCTTTAATTGATTTAGGATCAAAGTCACCAACAGTACCGAGGTCGCGATTCATGATCACGCCCTGAGGAATGAAGCGGCTATTGATATCGTGTTCAATTTCAGGGAATTCACCAAAACTCAGGAAGTTATGAGTTCCACCGATTCCTGCCCAGTCTTTATATTTGGAAGCAACCATCAAAAGATCG
This genomic window from Maridesulfovibrio bastinii DSM 16055 contains:
- a CDS encoding HypC/HybG/HupF family hydrogenase formation chaperone; translation: MCLAIPVEIVSISDQMAKCRVGEGETFLDASLMLMSDEVEVGDYLIVHAGFALRKLDSTEAEETLKILRDMVKIADGTEPEACGF
- a CDS encoding M20/M25/M40 family metallo-hydrolase, whose translation is MVDTNRLVDTFISLVKIDSPSFYEKDVCNFLKKWAENYHFSFEEDRAADSCGGNSGNLIITVPATGGGVCPVFSAHMDCVKPCNGVEPVIKDGVIYSNGKTVLGGDDKGGIAAILEAVTSLESENIPHPEIKIVFTIVEESGMFGAKFLDSEKLNSNEIIVLDAEGSVGTLINRSPGKAYIDIEFIGRASHAGMSPEAGVSAIQLAAEAITRMQLLRIDSDTTANIGSISGGVATNIVADKVNVMAEARSISEEKLSAQLDNMKKACSEAIAKVGGSYNFNAELTYPPVDIPENDPLIESIVRCCEKCGIKSKISATGGGSDANVFSGKGMSVLTLGIGMTDVHTVNESIHIQSLVDAARITMEIMKSDV
- a CDS encoding HyaD/HybD family hydrogenase maturation endopeptidase; this encodes MTEEKKILVLGVGNILYTDEGVGVRIVEELQEKYNFSGNVTLMDGGTLGTRLMGPIMDSDMLIVVDAVLGGDEPGSVYRLVGEDLRKSLAFKDSMHQTDLLDTLVLCELCGKRPDCVVVGVEPFDFQSLSEHVSDQVKERMPFMAEKVLEEIKSAGGSYSCLA
- a CDS encoding nickel-dependent hydrogenase large subunit, encoding MSGCKAKSGPAVVATPFDKNYSGPVIVDPLTRIEGHLKIEVEVENGKVSNVWSSSQLFRGLEIILKGRDPRDAQHFTQRSCGVCTYVHALASTRAVDNAVGVDKKLPKNARLVRNLVMASQYLHDHIVHFYHLHALDWVDVVSGLQADPVKAAKLANSMSSRQTKPEDLKAVQEKLKAFVASNQLGIFTNAYFLGGHDAYYLNPEENLVATAHYLEALHLQVKAASAMAVFGAKNPHTQFTIVGGVTCYDSLTPERIKEFKQLQAETKKFVDECYIPDLLMVASKYKDWAGIGGTHNFLSFGEFPEIEHDINSRFIPQGVIMNRDLGTVGDFDPKSIKEDISHSWYKGNSSLHPYDGVTDPQYTSYEDRDRYSWMKAPRYKGESVEVGPLAHVLTAYAKGVKPFVDTTDYVLNALGVDKSALFSTLGRTAARGIETSVVAAEMQKWVENLEDNLKNDKAICIDWEMPDEAEGVGFVGAPRGALSHWIKIKDGKIENFQLVVPSTWNLGPRCNQNKMSAVEEALMGTPIADPKRPVEILRTVHSYDPCIACGVHVIDARTNEVHKFKVL